One stretch of Oceanipulchritudo coccoides DNA includes these proteins:
- the gyrB gene encoding DNA topoisomerase (ATP-hydrolyzing) subunit B, producing MAKSSNNPEVYDASKIEKLEGLDGVRKRPDMYIGDTNERGLHHCVFEIVDNSIDEALAGYCKNIRVTLHSEGSISVEDDGRGIPVDMHAKHKMPALELVMTNLHAGGKFGKGAYQVSGGLHGVGAKCVNAVSEWFEVEVSREEKVHHMAFSRGKTTEKMSVIGKTKKTGTKISWLPDPEIFLTTREFKYDLLAKRLRELAFLNPGIEITLEDQRSNRKESFIFKDGISEYVLFLNRGKTVVNPKPISFSGDALADETQTAKTVVDIALQYNDSYNDQIYAYANSIHNIEGGTHLSGFRTALTRVINTYAKQNNIVKEKDPNISGDDVREGLTAVISVKVPEPRFEGQTKTKLSNGEVDGIVQKIVGEKLKYEFETNPSLAKKIIDKALNAARARDAARKARETVRKSVMSSGGLPGKLADCSEKDPTLCEIFIVEGDSAGGSAKQGRDRRYQAILPIRGKLINVEKARIDKVLNNNEIRTIITAMGTGIGDHEGDGAFDAQKARYHRVIIMCDADVDGAHISTLLLTFLYRQMRGLIESGYVYLAQPPLYKIKRKRREQYIDNDEQLNRILLELGAEDVTLVRLRDEHRFPSAKVDRIVESLARLELLGNGVTRYGCSLEMFLDQHDGEILPKYIVRTRTGNEETFRFLKNEEERVSFIAEEGIEDAFAEVIVRQVEHNGRTVNQRLSIHEIFEAAAMTKILREHIRMGLDVKTWTPGEEVRYHIVENIDNPEKENRVELFSILELLGKIREMGRRGLHIQRYKGLGEMNPKQLYETTMNPETRRLLQININDAAKAEQTFTMLMGDDVPSRRAFIEDNALNTSNLDI from the coding sequence ATGGCTAAGAGCAGCAACAATCCGGAGGTCTACGATGCCTCAAAAATTGAAAAACTGGAAGGCTTGGACGGGGTCCGCAAACGCCCCGACATGTACATCGGTGACACCAACGAAAGGGGCCTCCATCACTGCGTTTTTGAGATCGTCGACAACTCCATTGACGAAGCCCTTGCAGGGTATTGCAAAAACATCCGCGTGACCCTCCATTCTGAAGGATCGATCTCCGTGGAAGACGACGGGCGTGGCATCCCTGTTGACATGCACGCGAAGCATAAAATGCCAGCGCTGGAACTTGTCATGACCAACCTCCACGCGGGCGGCAAATTCGGCAAGGGCGCTTACCAAGTCTCCGGGGGTCTCCACGGTGTCGGAGCAAAGTGCGTAAATGCCGTTTCGGAATGGTTTGAAGTGGAAGTCAGCCGCGAGGAAAAGGTTCATCACATGGCCTTCAGTCGCGGCAAGACCACCGAAAAGATGAGTGTCATCGGCAAGACAAAGAAGACTGGCACAAAGATCAGCTGGCTCCCTGATCCGGAGATTTTTCTCACAACGCGGGAATTCAAATACGATTTGCTGGCAAAGCGCCTTCGCGAACTGGCCTTCCTCAATCCGGGAATTGAAATCACCCTTGAGGATCAGCGCTCCAACCGAAAGGAGAGCTTCATCTTCAAGGACGGGATCTCCGAGTATGTCCTCTTCCTGAACCGTGGCAAAACGGTGGTTAATCCGAAGCCTATCTCCTTTTCCGGGGATGCCCTCGCTGACGAAACCCAGACCGCAAAGACCGTTGTCGATATCGCCCTGCAATACAACGACAGCTACAACGACCAGATTTACGCCTACGCCAACTCGATCCATAACATCGAGGGCGGAACACACTTGAGCGGTTTCCGGACCGCCCTTACACGGGTTATCAACACCTACGCCAAACAGAACAATATCGTTAAGGAAAAGGATCCGAATATTTCCGGCGATGATGTGCGGGAGGGCCTCACCGCGGTCATTTCCGTGAAGGTCCCCGAGCCGCGCTTCGAAGGACAGACCAAGACCAAGCTCTCCAATGGTGAAGTGGACGGCATCGTTCAGAAAATTGTCGGCGAGAAGCTTAAATACGAATTTGAAACAAACCCCAGCCTGGCGAAAAAGATCATCGACAAGGCATTGAATGCTGCCCGGGCAAGGGATGCTGCGCGCAAGGCCCGGGAAACGGTCCGCAAGAGCGTGATGTCTTCCGGTGGCTTGCCGGGCAAGCTGGCCGACTGTTCGGAAAAGGATCCGACCCTCTGTGAGATCTTCATTGTCGAGGGTGATTCTGCTGGCGGTTCCGCCAAACAGGGGCGTGACCGACGCTACCAGGCCATCCTTCCCATCCGTGGAAAGCTGATCAATGTCGAGAAAGCTCGCATTGATAAGGTGCTGAATAACAATGAAATACGTACGATCATCACCGCCATGGGAACCGGGATCGGCGACCATGAAGGCGATGGGGCTTTCGATGCGCAAAAGGCGCGCTACCACCGTGTAATCATCATGTGTGATGCTGACGTTGACGGTGCCCACATTTCCACCCTTCTGCTGACATTCCTTTATCGGCAAATGCGCGGATTGATTGAAAGCGGCTATGTTTACCTGGCCCAGCCACCGCTGTACAAGATCAAGCGCAAGCGGCGCGAGCAGTACATCGACAATGATGAACAGCTGAACCGCATTCTTCTCGAACTCGGTGCCGAGGACGTGACCTTGGTCCGCCTGCGGGATGAGCATCGTTTTCCCTCAGCCAAAGTTGACCGCATTGTGGAATCCCTCGCCCGTCTCGAACTTCTGGGCAACGGCGTCACGCGCTACGGATGTTCGCTTGAAATGTTCCTGGATCAACACGACGGGGAAATCCTTCCAAAATACATCGTCCGTACCCGTACCGGGAACGAGGAAACCTTCCGTTTTCTCAAGAACGAGGAGGAACGCGTTTCCTTCATTGCCGAGGAAGGCATCGAGGATGCCTTTGCCGAGGTTATCGTTCGGCAGGTTGAGCACAATGGCCGCACCGTGAACCAGCGCTTGAGCATCCATGAGATTTTCGAGGCCGCCGCCATGACAAAAATCCTCAGGGAGCACATCCGCATGGGCCTCGATGTGAAGACTTGGACGCCCGGCGAGGAAGTCCGTTACCATATCGTGGAAAACATTGATAACCCGGAAAAGGAAAACCGGGTTGAGCTGTTCTCCATTCTCGAGCTGCTCGGTAAGATCCGGGAAATGGGACGCCGCGGGCTCCATATCCAACGATACAAGGGCCTCGGTGAAATGAATCCGAAGCAACTCTACGAGACGACAATGAATCCCGAGACACGTCGGCTCTTGCAGATCAATATTAATGACGCCGCCAAGGCAGAGCAGACCTTCACCATGCTGATGGGAGACGATGTGCCTTCCCGGCGTGCCTTCATTGAGGACAACGCTCTCAATACGTCCAATCTCGACATTTAA
- a CDS encoding ABC transporter permease: protein MLKLIYLIRHELRSLFYAPSTYLAMVLSLLLMGFFYYITLLTVSAEEQEQLPATLYFSLFWVPVLLIVPMLTMRSFAEERRLGTIETLLTAPIRPAHLVTAKFIAAYGFYLLVWVISFAYPVITSMVVNQPEISEKLLNIGALLGGFLFIAASGTLFVGIGIFTSSLTRSQLVAGMLSFSILFMLIVGVASIRLLQFDPGDSSIFSDAALTYFQVFDHFEDFSRGIIDSRPFIYYLSSCFAVLGLAVLVVESKR, encoded by the coding sequence ATGCTGAAACTCATTTATCTAATCCGGCATGAGCTGCGTAGCCTCTTCTACGCTCCAAGCACCTATCTCGCGATGGTGCTTTCCCTGCTCCTGATGGGCTTCTTTTATTACATCACACTCCTGACCGTCAGTGCCGAGGAGCAGGAGCAATTGCCAGCCACCCTGTATTTCAGCCTCTTCTGGGTCCCTGTGTTGCTGATTGTCCCGATGCTGACCATGCGCAGTTTCGCTGAGGAACGCCGGCTTGGGACCATTGAAACACTGCTCACAGCGCCTATCCGGCCGGCTCACCTTGTCACGGCAAAGTTCATCGCCGCGTACGGTTTTTATCTTCTCGTGTGGGTCATATCCTTCGCCTACCCGGTCATCACAAGTATGGTCGTCAATCAACCGGAAATCAGTGAGAAGCTACTCAATATCGGAGCCCTGCTCGGGGGATTTCTCTTCATCGCGGCTTCGGGCACCCTCTTTGTTGGTATCGGTATTTTCACAAGCAGTTTGACCCGCAGCCAACTGGTTGCCGGGATGCTTTCCTTCAGTATCTTATTCATGCTGATTGTCGGGGTGGCGTCCATCCGCCTTCTTCAATTTGACCCGGGAGATTCCTCTATCTTCTCGGATGCCGCGTTAACCTATTTCCAAGTATTCGACCACTTTGAGGATTTCAGCCGGGGAATTATAGATAGCCGTCCGTTTATCTATTATCTCTCCAGTTGCTTCGCTGTTCTTGGCTTAGCTGTCCTTGTCGTGGAATCCAAACGCTGA
- a CDS encoding TrkH family potassium uptake protein → MNYAILFKLQGFIMGAIAFAFALSLGIAMVYDTHSTHELAVTGFGVSFLVAACLSGGFLLLGRTGDNTLFRKEALATIGTGWLLASLVGAIPYFLILPDVSFSGAFFESASGLTTTGASVLSDLETLPRSLHFWRAISQWMGGLGVVVFFVAVLSFLGAGAKVLYSRESSAQAADLNTSRVQDGVLHLLYLYFGLSVICTVVYWICGLGWFEAIIHMFTTLSTGGFSTRSGSIADFANPALEWAIIVFMAIGGTSFLLIIELLRRNWKALKTSTEFKAYVVLILSFSLLIFIFLVTHSGDNPDSHGLIRAATFQVISIMTTTGFATVDFDLWLPVTHILLLALMFIGGCSGSTAGGTKVIRFIVALKVSGQHIEKAYRSRVVRALKVNGKSLSLGEQESIVVYVVILSLIVFSGTVIVSFLEPNMSFEGIVSAMAACLFNIGPGFAEVGPSHNFAGLHAYSQIFLSFLMIMGRLELFALLVLFSPSLWKRF, encoded by the coding sequence ATGAATTACGCAATCCTCTTCAAGCTACAGGGCTTTATCATGGGGGCCATCGCCTTCGCGTTTGCCCTGTCCCTTGGGATTGCCATGGTCTATGATACCCATTCCACGCACGAGCTGGCGGTCACTGGATTCGGGGTCAGCTTTCTCGTTGCGGCCTGTCTCTCGGGCGGATTTCTGCTTCTTGGCCGAACGGGTGACAATACCCTCTTTCGCAAGGAGGCCCTTGCCACAATTGGTACCGGATGGCTTCTGGCCAGTCTGGTTGGAGCCATTCCCTACTTCCTTATTTTACCCGATGTTTCATTTTCAGGGGCCTTTTTCGAGTCTGCTTCGGGGCTCACAACGACCGGGGCCTCCGTCCTCAGCGATCTGGAAACCCTTCCCCGAAGCCTGCATTTCTGGCGCGCCATCAGCCAGTGGATGGGCGGACTGGGAGTTGTGGTCTTTTTCGTGGCTGTCCTCTCCTTTCTGGGCGCGGGCGCCAAGGTCCTGTATTCGCGTGAATCCTCGGCCCAGGCCGCGGACCTGAATACCTCTCGGGTGCAAGACGGCGTTCTCCACCTGCTCTACCTCTACTTCGGTCTCTCAGTGATCTGCACAGTGGTTTATTGGATCTGCGGCCTGGGCTGGTTTGAAGCCATTATTCACATGTTCACGACCCTTAGCACAGGCGGCTTCAGCACCAGGTCCGGCAGCATTGCAGACTTCGCCAATCCCGCCCTGGAATGGGCCATTATCGTCTTCATGGCAATTGGAGGAACCAGTTTTCTGTTGATTATCGAACTCCTGCGCCGCAACTGGAAGGCCCTGAAAACTTCCACCGAATTCAAGGCATACGTTGTTCTTATCCTCTCATTTAGTCTGCTGATCTTCATCTTTCTTGTGACTCATTCGGGGGACAACCCGGATTCACACGGCCTGATCCGGGCGGCTACCTTCCAGGTGATTTCCATCATGACCACTACAGGCTTTGCCACTGTTGATTTTGACCTCTGGCTGCCGGTGACCCATATCCTCCTGCTGGCGCTCATGTTCATCGGTGGCTGCTCCGGCTCCACCGCCGGAGGGACCAAGGTCATCCGGTTCATAGTCGCCCTCAAGGTCTCCGGTCAGCATATTGAGAAAGCGTATCGTTCGAGAGTCGTTCGAGCACTCAAAGTGAACGGAAAAAGCCTCTCCCTTGGGGAACAAGAGTCCATCGTGGTCTATGTGGTGATCCTGTCCTTGATTGTCTTTTCCGGGACCGTCATTGTTTCCTTCCTGGAGCCCAACATGAGTTTTGAGGGAATAGTTTCAGCCATGGCTGCCTGCCTCTTCAATATTGGTCCGGGCTTTGCCGAAGTCGGACCATCCCACAATTTTGCCGGCCTGCATGCTTATTCACAAATTTTCCTGTCCTTTCTCATGATCATGGGGCGCCTTGAGCTCTTTGCCCTTCTGGTCCTATTTTCACCTTCCTTGTGGAAACGGTTTTGA
- a CDS encoding anthranilate synthase component II has protein sequence MLLVIDNFDSFTFNLVQYFGELGIEQKVLRNNEITGEEALAMKPDRLLLSPGPCSPSEAGNSLQILDAFVGSDIPIFGVCLGHQCIGQHFGGKVIRADRLMHGKTSPIHHRNTDLFQNVPQDFEATRYHSLIVEKASFPDCLEITAETREGEIMGLRHKDLPIYGVQFHPESMATQNGMKILQNFLTL, from the coding sequence ATGCTTCTCGTCATCGATAACTTCGATTCCTTCACCTTCAACCTCGTCCAGTACTTCGGGGAGCTGGGAATTGAGCAAAAGGTACTCCGGAATAATGAGATTACCGGCGAGGAAGCACTGGCCATGAAACCCGACAGACTCCTCCTCTCGCCCGGTCCCTGCAGCCCCAGCGAGGCAGGCAACAGCCTCCAGATCCTCGATGCGTTTGTTGGTTCTGATATTCCCATATTCGGGGTCTGCCTGGGTCACCAATGCATCGGCCAGCATTTCGGCGGCAAGGTCATCCGCGCAGACCGCCTCATGCATGGCAAGACCTCCCCCATCCATCATCGAAACACGGACCTTTTCCAAAATGTCCCCCAGGATTTTGAAGCCACCCGCTATCATTCCCTGATCGTTGAGAAAGCCTCCTTTCCAGACTGTCTGGAAATCACCGCAGAAACCCGGGAAGGCGAAATAATGGGTCTTCGACACAAGGATTTGCCGATCTACGGGGTCCAGTTTCACCCGGAGTCCATGGCAACGCAGAATGGCATGAAAATCCTCCAGAATTTCCTCACACTTTGA
- a CDS encoding ABC transporter ATP-binding protein yields MPEKETSIVADGLSKSFGGHKAVRNLSFRIEKGEIVGFLGPNGAGKSTTLRILTGILPADSGYLSVCGKSVPYHPDEVKNFIGYMPENNPLPEHMRVIEYLRFRAQIKGIPLLRRKAAIERALEVCELHRKARRKIIGNLSKGFRQRVGIADAILASPAITILDEPTIGLDPHQVIAIRRLLANLRGETTVLFSSHILSEVEITCDRVLILNQGRLVAQGTSDELRKQFLPGSRYRLEVSGGRQEIMDALRKLGDLWEIQIHPQSQEDSFSVNLVNPKNGQNGEGILRQLIQSDRLAVRQFQAVQPSLEDIFLTATQRSWELTGDENKETGAPFPTDS; encoded by the coding sequence ATGCCTGAAAAGGAAACCAGCATCGTCGCAGACGGCCTGAGCAAAAGCTTTGGCGGGCATAAAGCCGTACGCAATTTGTCCTTTCGCATCGAAAAGGGTGAGATTGTCGGATTTCTCGGCCCGAATGGAGCCGGGAAAAGCACAACCCTGCGCATCCTGACCGGCATCTTGCCCGCTGATTCCGGATATCTCTCGGTTTGCGGCAAATCGGTACCCTACCACCCGGATGAAGTGAAGAATTTCATCGGATACATGCCCGAAAACAATCCCCTGCCCGAGCATATGCGGGTTATCGAATACCTGCGTTTCCGGGCCCAGATCAAAGGCATCCCCTTGCTTCGCCGGAAGGCAGCCATTGAGCGTGCCCTTGAAGTATGTGAGTTACACCGGAAGGCTCGCCGGAAAATCATCGGCAACCTTTCCAAGGGATTCCGCCAAAGAGTCGGCATCGCGGACGCAATACTGGCCTCTCCGGCGATCACTATCCTCGATGAACCGACCATCGGGCTGGATCCCCATCAAGTGATTGCGATCAGGCGCCTGCTTGCTAATTTGCGAGGCGAGACAACCGTCCTCTTTTCAAGCCATATCCTTTCCGAAGTGGAAATCACTTGCGACCGTGTCCTTATCCTGAATCAAGGCCGCCTCGTGGCACAAGGGACATCGGATGAGTTGCGGAAACAGTTCCTGCCCGGATCGAGGTATCGCCTTGAAGTATCGGGTGGACGGCAGGAGATCATGGATGCCTTGCGCAAACTCGGCGACTTATGGGAAATTCAAATCCATCCACAATCACAGGAGGACTCTTTTAGTGTTAACCTCGTGAATCCCAAGAACGGGCAGAATGGGGAAGGTATCCTCCGGCAGCTTATCCAGTCGGACAGGCTTGCCGTTCGCCAGTTTCAGGCGGTCCAGCCAAGTCTGGAAGACATTTTCCTCACAGCCACTCAGCGCAGCTGGGAACTCACTGGCGATGAAAACAAGGAAACGGGCGCACCATTCCCAACAGATTCCTGA
- the gyrA gene encoding DNA gyrase subunit A, whose protein sequence is MYTEKENLTQSNITDVMERAYIDYSMSVIISRALPDARDGLKPVQRRILYSMLRQGLIHNRSFDKCAAVVGEVLGKYHPHGDASVYDTLVRMAQKWVMRVPLVDPQGNFGSIDGDPPAAYRYTECRLTSAAEELIRQIDENTVDFVPNYKEDTTEPSVLPAALPSLLMNGSTGIAVGMTTNIPPHNLGELIDGACALIDNPNLDIEDLAKIIQGPDFPTGGSILGSEGIHKYIRTGRGIVRMRGTIHTEELKQGKEQLVITEIPYNVNRANLVTKIAELVQGKVIEGISDLRDESDENTRIVIELKRGEIPRVTVNKLFKHTPLESSFGVIMLALVDRRPKEMNMKEMLEVYIEHRREVIRRRTEFRRAKAEARAHILEGLKIALDNLDDFVRIIRASRNRDEAKIRLMEKYPLSIKQTDAILDMRLYQLTGLEREKIEAEYLELIKLIQELTEILENEDRLLGVIKDELSEMRDKYATPRGTQILPAEGEFRMEDLIVNEGCCITVSHKGFIKRTPVSSFRSQRRGGKGVIGAGSHDEDFVEHLFTASTHDYMMFFMTNGRVYVEKVFDIPEGTRISKGRSIVNVLELQKDERIAAMIPVKEFDESQHLVMATRKGIIKKTNLSAYKNFRRGGIIGINIDDEDKLIGVKLTNGEDELCMITRKGMSIRFKETDLRDQGRATRGVKGIRLKGKDDCLVTIEVVNNNATLLIAGENGQGKRTAFDQYRTQGRGGSGIIAMRTDGVAGALSVMEDDEIMMLTNGGQAVRTRVNEIRVIGRTTQGVRLINLGKKDKLIGINKIVEIDEDEA, encoded by the coding sequence ATGTATACCGAAAAAGAAAATCTTACGCAGTCCAACATCACCGACGTGATGGAACGAGCCTACATCGATTACTCGATGTCGGTCATTATCAGCCGGGCCCTGCCGGATGCACGCGATGGCTTGAAGCCAGTCCAGCGGCGCATCCTTTACTCGATGCTCCGTCAAGGACTGATCCACAACCGCAGCTTCGACAAGTGCGCCGCGGTCGTCGGGGAAGTGCTCGGAAAGTATCACCCGCATGGGGATGCCTCCGTTTATGACACCCTTGTGCGCATGGCGCAAAAATGGGTCATGCGGGTACCACTTGTGGATCCACAGGGGAATTTTGGTTCAATCGACGGGGATCCGCCTGCGGCCTACCGGTATACAGAGTGTCGTCTGACTTCGGCTGCCGAAGAGCTCATCCGCCAGATCGATGAGAACACGGTCGACTTTGTCCCCAACTACAAGGAGGACACCACCGAACCGAGTGTCCTTCCGGCGGCGCTTCCAAGCCTGCTCATGAACGGGTCGACGGGGATTGCAGTCGGGATGACAACCAACATCCCGCCACACAACCTCGGTGAACTGATCGACGGAGCCTGTGCGCTCATCGATAACCCGAATCTGGACATTGAAGACCTGGCCAAAATCATCCAGGGACCAGATTTTCCAACCGGCGGCTCCATTCTCGGGAGCGAAGGTATCCATAAATACATACGCACCGGTCGCGGCATTGTGCGCATGCGCGGCACGATCCACACGGAAGAACTCAAGCAGGGCAAGGAACAGCTCGTTATCACGGAAATCCCCTACAACGTGAACCGGGCCAACCTCGTTACCAAGATTGCCGAGCTTGTCCAGGGCAAGGTCATCGAAGGCATCAGCGATCTCCGCGATGAGTCCGACGAGAATACCCGTATTGTCATCGAGTTGAAGCGTGGCGAAATCCCGCGCGTGACGGTTAATAAACTTTTCAAGCACACGCCTCTGGAATCCTCCTTCGGTGTCATCATGCTGGCCCTTGTTGACCGGCGCCCGAAGGAAATGAACATGAAGGAAATGCTCGAGGTCTACATCGAGCATCGCCGTGAAGTCATTCGCCGCCGGACTGAATTCCGGCGCGCAAAGGCAGAGGCCCGGGCACACATTCTCGAAGGTCTCAAGATCGCCCTCGATAATCTGGACGACTTTGTCCGTATCATCCGGGCAAGCCGCAACCGTGACGAAGCCAAGATCCGCCTGATGGAGAAGTATCCTCTCTCCATCAAGCAGACGGATGCTATCCTCGACATGCGACTCTACCAGCTGACCGGCCTTGAACGCGAAAAAATCGAGGCGGAGTATCTTGAACTCATCAAGCTGATCCAGGAACTGACGGAAATTCTCGAGAACGAGGACCGCCTGCTCGGCGTGATCAAGGATGAACTCTCCGAGATGCGGGACAAATACGCCACTCCGCGCGGGACCCAGATCCTTCCAGCAGAAGGTGAATTCCGTATGGAGGACCTCATTGTCAATGAAGGGTGCTGCATCACTGTCTCCCACAAGGGATTCATCAAGCGCACTCCTGTCAGCAGTTTCCGCTCACAACGACGAGGCGGAAAAGGTGTTATCGGCGCAGGCTCTCATGATGAGGATTTTGTCGAGCATCTCTTCACTGCCAGCACGCACGACTACATGATGTTTTTCATGACAAACGGGCGCGTCTATGTGGAGAAGGTTTTTGATATCCCGGAAGGCACGCGTATCTCCAAGGGACGCAGTATTGTGAACGTGCTCGAGCTCCAGAAGGACGAGCGAATTGCCGCCATGATTCCCGTGAAGGAATTTGATGAAAGCCAGCATCTTGTCATGGCGACCCGCAAAGGCATCATCAAGAAAACCAACCTCAGCGCATACAAGAATTTCCGGCGCGGGGGCATCATTGGGATCAACATTGATGACGAAGACAAACTCATCGGCGTCAAACTGACCAACGGTGAGGACGAGCTCTGCATGATCACGCGCAAAGGGATGTCGATTCGTTTCAAGGAGACAGACCTGCGTGATCAGGGCCGGGCAACACGTGGTGTCAAAGGCATCCGACTCAAGGGCAAGGATGACTGCTTGGTCACAATTGAGGTCGTCAACAACAACGCGACTCTCCTTATCGCCGGTGAAAACGGCCAGGGCAAGCGGACGGCTTTTGATCAATACCGCACCCAGGGCCGCGGTGGAAGCGGCATCATTGCAATGCGGACAGACGGCGTTGCCGGTGCCTTGAGCGTCATGGAAGATGACGAGATCATGATGCTGACCAATGGCGGCCAGGCTGTCCGGACCCGTGTGAACGAGATACGGGTGATCGGCCGCACCACACAAGGAGTGCGATTGATCAACCTCGGCAAAAAAGACAAACTGATTGGGATCAACAAGATCGTTGAAATAGACGAAGACGAGGCTTGA
- the trkA gene encoding Trk system potassium transporter TrkA has translation MKVVIIGVGEVGGHLSHVLSNAGHDVTVIEQDSDIASHIEEVHNVRVIHGSGSSAETLKRAIAGGCDHFIAMTSRDETNLIACSLARVLGAKTVISRIHDQTFTDISHVNYPLHFGIDMMLNPEGLCAAELAKSIRNPARIAVENFARGQIEAQRIEVDKRSKFLGQPLREIKLHPEVKFGYYQRDEEQDIPSADTVLQAGDQVTVFGPPNELYKLRTKLDPSTTGKEVRVVIFGGSETAVALVRLLSNPRFKVRVIEQDEEKCRRLAERFPQVTFINGDGTSLRLLEEEQIGNTDFFVASTSDDERNVMTSVQAAKLGAKHVQTVINKSDYEEMLLNLKSALEIETIVSPRIVTANEVLRYLSEEPFFELFNFPDQKARILEIQVTSNSKCAGKALKEIPWPKHAVLVALLHKFQVKVPGAEDRILAGDRVVVITREENIKDLLQLLHDS, from the coding sequence ATGAAAGTGGTCATAATTGGCGTGGGCGAGGTTGGCGGACATCTTAGCCATGTACTGAGCAATGCTGGTCACGACGTCACTGTGATTGAACAGGACTCGGATATTGCCTCGCACATTGAGGAGGTGCACAACGTGCGGGTCATCCACGGGAGCGGCAGTAGCGCCGAAACGCTGAAGCGCGCCATCGCAGGCGGTTGTGACCATTTCATCGCGATGACAAGTCGGGATGAGACCAATCTTATTGCCTGTTCACTCGCCCGCGTTCTCGGGGCCAAGACTGTCATCAGCCGCATTCACGACCAGACCTTCACCGACATTTCACATGTCAATTACCCGTTGCACTTCGGGATTGACATGATGCTGAATCCCGAAGGCCTGTGTGCCGCCGAGTTGGCCAAGTCAATCCGCAATCCTGCCAGGATTGCTGTGGAAAATTTTGCCCGCGGCCAGATCGAGGCTCAACGCATCGAGGTCGACAAGCGTTCCAAGTTCCTCGGACAGCCCCTTCGGGAGATCAAGCTGCACCCGGAAGTCAAATTTGGATATTACCAGCGCGACGAGGAACAGGATATCCCCTCCGCTGATACAGTTCTTCAGGCGGGTGATCAAGTAACAGTTTTCGGGCCGCCCAACGAGTTGTACAAACTTCGCACAAAGCTTGATCCCAGCACCACCGGGAAAGAGGTCCGTGTAGTGATTTTTGGTGGCAGCGAAACAGCTGTCGCCCTTGTCCGGCTGCTCAGTAATCCTCGCTTCAAGGTGCGCGTCATCGAGCAGGATGAGGAAAAATGTCGCCGCCTCGCGGAACGCTTTCCACAGGTCACTTTCATCAATGGAGATGGCACCTCCCTGCGCCTTCTTGAGGAAGAGCAGATCGGTAACACGGATTTCTTCGTCGCCTCAACAAGTGATGACGAACGGAACGTAATGACCAGTGTGCAGGCAGCAAAGCTGGGTGCCAAGCATGTGCAGACGGTCATTAACAAATCCGATTACGAGGAGATGCTTCTCAACCTTAAATCGGCGCTTGAAATTGAGACGATAGTTTCCCCCCGGATCGTCACCGCAAACGAAGTCCTTCGCTATTTGTCGGAGGAACCCTTTTTCGAGCTCTTCAATTTCCCCGACCAGAAAGCCCGCATTCTTGAAATACAGGTAACCTCCAACAGCAAGTGCGCAGGCAAGGCTCTCAAGGAAATCCCCTGGCCCAAACATGCCGTCCTGGTGGCTCTCCTCCACAAATTCCAAGTCAAAGTCCCGGGTGCGGAAGACCGGATCCTCGCCGGCGACCGTGTCGTGGTGATCACAAGAGAGGAAAACATCAAGGACTTGCTCCAGCTTCTCCACGACAGCTGA